The genomic interval ACTTGCGTCCTCGGCGAGAATCCGCATGCAGCATGTTCATCGAACAGAATCCGCCTTCCTGAGTTTCAGGCTCTAGCGTATCAGATTCTGTACGAAAGCAGGCTCATTTCGGTTCGGTCAAGCGTTCAGACGACACTCAGGTGGAGTGCCATGTATATTCTTTTCATGCAAACCGGACGACATCATTGCTCAGAATTCCGATAAAGTGACCAGCCAGCCACCAAGTAGATCAAGCGAATTTCAATCGTTCCAAAAGCGATTGCATGACGGCGATTCGGACGCAATCAAAGCGTTGTTTGATCAGTATTCGCAACGTCTGATTCACTTGGCGAGCAAAAACATTCACCCTGCGTTGCTGAAGCGATTTGATGGTGAGGACGTCGTCCAGTCCGTGTTTCGTAGTTTCTTTCGGCGTCAAGAACAGGGCGCGTTTCACATCGAGCACTCAGAAGAACTGTGGCAGCTCTTGGTGACTTTGACACTGTGCAAGACCCGCTCTCAAGCTCGCAAGCACACCGCAGAGAAGCGAGATGCCTCGGCGGACGTCGTGATTTCCGACGTCAATCAGATGTTCGACCGACAGCCTTCGCACGAGGACGCGTTGGCG from Stieleria varia carries:
- a CDS encoding RNA polymerase sigma factor produces the protein MHDGDSDAIKALFDQYSQRLIHLASKNIHPALLKRFDGEDVVQSVFRSFFRRQEQGAFHIEHSEELWQLLVTLTLCKTRSQARKHTAEKRDASADVVISDVNQMFDRQPSHEDALALWEEMEMVLQGLPDRTAEIISMRLEGLNRSEIAKQLNLSRQTIHRILKLVQERIKQRFEQFSAFDTKDSEKESDSG